Sequence from the Maribellus comscasis genome:
CATTAGGCCGGCAACAAAAAGTCTCCTTCCTTTTAACAGGTTTTCATCTCCCCGTGATGCAAGATCACTGACATCCCGAAACGTTTTAAAAATATCAGAAGCCGCCTGAAATGCCATATCTTTTTCGAGTGCTTTAGCGGTAGGTTCACTCAGAAATTCTGTAAGTTGTTCTTTGCTTGCGAACATTGTTTTCGCAAACATCTTATCGGCATATTTTGAGAAATCACCTTTGTATTTTTTCTGAACTTCGGCAAAAAAATCAGGGTGGAATTTTGCCGGATTATTTTTTGCATACAACTGCATAAGTGCTCCGGCTACTTTTTTATCGGTGCCTGCATCATAATCTTTAAAATAGGAATTCAGCGATTCTTTTATCGCCATTGTTACCCGTTCAATTCGTTCTTTATTTTCTTCCGGTTTTTCGAGCAAATCAATCATTGGGCGAAGGCGAACTGCAAACATAAAAATCTCGGGTCCGCGAAGTAAAGCTTCTGAAACATATTCCTGGGCTTTATACGCTTCGTCATCAGCATAAGAATCTTTGATATAACTTAGGGCTTCCCCGTATTTTTCTTTTCTGGCCGAAGTAGAATTTACCCATTCTGAAAATTTGTCTTCCAGCATTCTTTTTTTCGCAATTACATCCAAATCGTCTAATCCTTTGTTTTGGCCAATACTGTATTTATAATAGTTTGAACTGCGGGCATATTTAGAAGCATACTGGATGCGTGCTTTTTGGCTGGTTGTCATGTACTTGTTTATGATTTCGAGCTTTTTTTCACGTACCTCAATACGAACCGGATTGGTTACCTGCATGGTATAATTTACTCCAAATGATGTTTTGTAACGGTTTGTACTTCCCGGATATCCCATAACCATTGCAAAGTCGCCTTCTTCAATACCTTTTATTGAAACTGGGAAAAAATGTTTTGGATGGTAAGGAACGTTCTCTTCCGAATATTCAGCAGGTTCTCCATCAGGACCACAGTAAACACGAAACATACTAAAATCATTTGTGTGACGGGGCCACATCCAGTTGTCAGTATCGCCGCCGAATTTACCCATCGCTTGCGGAGGTGCGCCTACCAAACGTATGTCTTTAAAGGTTTCCATCACAAAAAGATAAAACTGGTTGTCGTTAAAAAAGCTTCTCACATATGTTTCGTAATGTGTGTCACCTTTTGCTTCTCTTTCCAGCTGATTTGAATTCTCATCTATTTTTCGCTCCCTCTCTTCTTCGCTCATGTCGTCGGAAATATCGGCTAAAACTTTATCGGTGACATCTTCAACACGGACTAAAAATGAAACTGTTTTTCCCGGGTTCGGAAGTTCTTCCTCTTTCGACATTGCCCAAAAACCATCACGTAAATAATCATGCTCAACACTTGAATGACTTTGAATTTCTCCAAAACCGCAATGGTGATTGGTGAGTAACAATCCTTCTTCCGAAACGAGTTCTGCCGTGCATGAGCCACGGTCGAGCGCTACTACTGCATCTTTCAGGCTGGAGTTATTAATGCTGTAAATGTCTTCGGCATCCAACTCGAATCCCATTTGCTGCATTTGATTAATGTTTAGCTTATAAATAAGTGAAGGCAGCCACATCCCTTCATCGGCCACTGCCGAGCCATAAATAAATATTGAAATCAGCAGTAATAATTTAAATTTTCTCATCTTACCTTTTTTCTATTAGAATTTGCAAATATAATTTTTCAAACTACATAATTATGTGATAATTATCTTTTTTCATTTTGTTTGATGAGCTCTGAATACCACCAAAATAACAGAGCCACTGACATTGTTATCATTAACACAGCGCCCAAAGTAACCACCGAATTTGGGGCGATAAATATTTTACTTATCATCCCAAGAACCGGAATCATTCCGAAACCAAAAGGAATCCACTCGAAATGGAACCGGATAAAAAAGAAATAGACAATACCAATTAAAACAACGGTCAATATTGTTGTGATTATCCAAACAGAATAATTTTCAAAATTAATACCGTTTAACGAGAGCCCGCCTAAAACAGCTAAAGATATCCCAATCCATTTGTTCCGTGTCCAGCTTTGGGTATAGCTGTGTATCCCAAAAAACAGAACAAAAGCAAAGGCAGGATATAAAATAATACCAGGTGTATTTGAAACAGCCAGCAAAAACGATGATAGTTTGCCGTTCAAAAAGTCAAAGCTCATCCAGTAAGGTTCTGCTTTGGGCAAGAGGCTCTGAATGGCAGTAAAAGTTCCGGTCACAAAAAGACCCAATCCCAGTGCATATAAAATATTTCTTTTGGGCAGCGATGATTTCTTAAGGGGTATCCAACCGGGTGTGGCGGCAATAAAAATGCTGTAGAACAAAGTAAAGAAAATGCCGGATATTGCGATGCCAATTAAAAGTGTTGTGATAAAATTTGACATTGGGAGCTGTGTTGAATAGTTTGCGATTGCAGTTGGCCACGAA
This genomic interval carries:
- a CDS encoding S46 family peptidase, which produces MRKFKLLLLISIFIYGSAVADEGMWLPSLIYKLNINQMQQMGFELDAEDIYSINNSSLKDAVVALDRGSCTAELVSEEGLLLTNHHCGFGEIQSHSSVEHDYLRDGFWAMSKEEELPNPGKTVSFLVRVEDVTDKVLADISDDMSEEERERKIDENSNQLEREAKGDTHYETYVRSFFNDNQFYLFVMETFKDIRLVGAPPQAMGKFGGDTDNWMWPRHTNDFSMFRVYCGPDGEPAEYSEENVPYHPKHFFPVSIKGIEEGDFAMVMGYPGSTNRYKTSFGVNYTMQVTNPVRIEVREKKLEIINKYMTTSQKARIQYASKYARSSNYYKYSIGQNKGLDDLDVIAKKRMLEDKFSEWVNSTSARKEKYGEALSYIKDSYADDEAYKAQEYVSEALLRGPEIFMFAVRLRPMIDLLEKPEENKERIERVTMAIKESLNSYFKDYDAGTDKKVAGALMQLYAKNNPAKFHPDFFAEVQKKYKGDFSKYADKMFAKTMFASKEQLTEFLSEPTAKALEKDMAFQAASDIFKTFRDVSDLASRGDENLLKGRRLFVAGLMEMEKDKTFYPDANSTMRLTYGKILEYQPRDGVIYNYYTTTDGYLEKEIPGDAEFDVPAKMKEMLLDKDFGRYADDDGKLHACFISNNDITGGNSGSPVINGKGELIGIAFDGNWEAMSGDIAFEPEIQRCISVDIRFVLWVIDKYAGATHLIDEMKIIE